In Amycolatopsis sp. EV170708-02-1, the following are encoded in one genomic region:
- a CDS encoding TIGR03560 family F420-dependent LLM class oxidoreductase → MRSTESEIRDLGARWADAEVRGDTEALNAMTTADFTLVGPLGFVLGKPQWLQRYRGGELVTGKLDWSEVDVRVYGAAAVSVGVHAQEGTHQGHRVDGRFRVTHVFVRDEDRWLIAGIHLSPIGGPPPFETPRKMRKIMRISISVTDFSWPGGLVDNLLEVARTADATGLDTLWVADHLLQAAPGSTPDSEMLEAYTTLGFLASATSRIRLGTMVSAATFRAPALLVKAVTTLDVLSRGRAWLGIGAGYQEDEARAMGLSLPPVPERFERLEETLRIARRMWDGDTSAFAGRYYRLERPVNNPLPVRRPKVLIGGTGPKRTLRLVAEHADACNLFDIPDGGETVRAQLDVLARHCADVGRPVEEIEKTIATRLAPGESSKDFARRCGEFASWGLDHAVVITAGPWEPGAVALLGEAASLAAA, encoded by the coding sequence GCACTCAACGCGATGACCACCGCCGACTTCACGCTGGTCGGGCCGCTCGGGTTCGTGCTCGGGAAACCGCAATGGCTGCAGCGCTACCGCGGCGGCGAGCTGGTCACCGGGAAGCTGGACTGGTCCGAGGTCGACGTCCGCGTCTACGGCGCGGCCGCCGTGTCCGTCGGCGTGCACGCCCAGGAGGGCACGCATCAGGGGCACCGGGTCGACGGCCGGTTCCGCGTCACCCACGTGTTCGTCCGCGACGAAGACCGCTGGCTCATCGCCGGCATCCACCTGAGCCCGATCGGCGGGCCGCCGCCCTTCGAAACCCCCCGGAAGATGAGGAAGATCATGCGAATCAGCATCAGTGTCACCGATTTCTCCTGGCCCGGCGGTCTGGTGGACAACCTTCTCGAAGTCGCCCGGACGGCCGACGCGACCGGCCTCGACACCCTGTGGGTCGCTGACCACCTCCTGCAGGCGGCGCCGGGCAGCACGCCGGACTCGGAGATGCTGGAGGCGTACACGACGCTGGGCTTCCTCGCCTCGGCGACGTCCCGGATCCGGCTCGGCACCATGGTCAGCGCCGCCACCTTCCGCGCGCCCGCCCTCCTGGTGAAAGCGGTCACCACACTCGACGTCCTGTCACGAGGCCGCGCCTGGCTGGGGATCGGCGCCGGCTACCAGGAGGACGAGGCCCGTGCGATGGGACTGTCGCTCCCGCCGGTCCCCGAACGGTTCGAACGACTGGAGGAGACCCTCCGGATCGCCCGCCGGATGTGGGACGGCGACACGTCGGCGTTCGCCGGCAGGTATTACCGGCTGGAGCGGCCGGTGAACAACCCCTTGCCGGTGCGGCGGCCGAAGGTGCTCATCGGCGGCACCGGACCGAAACGGACCCTGCGACTGGTCGCCGAGCACGCCGACGCGTGCAACCTCTTCGACATTCCCGACGGCGGTGAGACGGTCCGCGCGCAGCTGGACGTCCTCGCCCGGCACTGTGCCGACGTCGGGCGCCCTGTCGAGGAGATCGAGAAGACCATCGCGACCCGGCTCGCGCCGGGGGAGTCCTCAAAGGACTTCGCCCGCCGGTGCGGCGAGTTCGCGTCCTGGGGGCTGGACCACGCCGTCGTGATCACCGCGGGCCCGTGGGAACCCGGCGCGGTGGCCCTGCTCGGCGAAGCGGCGAGCCTGGCCGCCGCCTGA
- a CDS encoding DUF4360 domain-containing protein, which yields MLNAMVAAVSLFSSIITPNSMSPPPGPPPDRVVIDVVTVNGSGCPPGSSAVAVARDNTSFTVTYSEYTAQVGVGAKPTDFRKNCQLNLNIHVPQGFTYGIASADYRGFASLESGAKALQRANYYFQGNSPTAQVSHPVNGPISDNWQFRDEAEGGVIIYKPCGEDRNLNVNTELRVGAGSSDPKKTTSFITMDSTDGAFKTTYHFSWKTCPAS from the coding sequence ATGCTCAATGCAATGGTTGCCGCCGTATCTCTTTTCTCGTCGATAATAACGCCGAACAGTATGTCCCCGCCGCCCGGACCGCCGCCCGACCGGGTCGTCATCGACGTCGTCACCGTCAACGGGTCCGGCTGCCCGCCGGGTTCGTCCGCGGTGGCCGTCGCCAGGGACAATACTTCCTTCACGGTCACCTACAGCGAATACACCGCCCAGGTCGGCGTCGGCGCGAAGCCCACCGACTTCAGAAAGAACTGCCAGCTGAACCTCAACATCCACGTGCCGCAGGGATTCACCTACGGTATCGCCAGTGCCGATTACCGCGGTTTCGCCTCGCTCGAATCCGGCGCGAAGGCATTGCAGCGGGCGAATTACTACTTCCAAGGCAATTCGCCGACCGCGCAGGTGAGCCATCCCGTCAACGGGCCGATCTCGGACAACTGGCAGTTCCGTGACGAGGCCGAAGGTGGCGTCATCATCTACAAGCCGTGCGGCGAGGACCGGAATCTCAACGTGAACACGGAACTGAGGGTCGGCGCGGGTTCGTCGGATCCGAAGAAGACCACCAGTTTCATCACGATGGACTCCACCGACGGCGCGTTCAAGACCACCTACCACTTCTCGTGGAAGACCTGCCCGGCCTCCTGA
- a CDS encoding DUF4360 domain-containing protein: MLNVLVAAATLFSSVVTPNAWVPPPLPSDKIVIDVVTVNGTGCKPGTAAVSVSPDNTAFTVTYSEYTAQVGVGAKPTDLRKNCQLNLYVHVPQGFTYGIAGTDYRGFASLAAGATGLERANYYFQGNSPTSYVTHSLKGPFEDNWQFTDDIEVGAIVYKPCGEDRNFNINTELRAAVGTSDPKKTTSFVTMDSTDGSIKTTYHFSWKNCPKPKN; encoded by the coding sequence ATGCTCAACGTGCTGGTCGCTGCCGCAACGCTTTTCTCCTCGGTCGTCACCCCGAACGCGTGGGTGCCGCCCCCGTTGCCGTCCGACAAGATAGTCATCGACGTCGTGACGGTCAACGGAACCGGATGCAAACCGGGTACGGCGGCCGTTTCCGTGTCACCGGACAACACCGCGTTCACCGTCACCTACAGCGAATACACCGCGCAGGTCGGCGTCGGCGCGAAACCGACCGATCTGCGCAAGAACTGTCAGCTCAACCTCTATGTCCACGTACCGCAGGGATTCACCTACGGCATCGCGGGCACCGACTACCGCGGATTCGCCTCCCTGGCCGCGGGAGCCACCGGACTGGAACGGGCGAACTACTACTTCCAAGGCAATTCGCCGACGTCGTACGTAACCCACAGCCTCAAAGGCCCGTTCGAGGACAACTGGCAGTTCACCGACGACATCGAAGTCGGCGCCATCGTCTACAAACCCTGTGGCGAGGACCGGAACTTCAACATCAACACGGAACTGCGGGCCGCGGTCGGCACTTCCGATCCGAAGAAGACCACCAGCTTCGTCACCATGGACTCGACCGACGGTTCCATCAAGACCACTTACCACTTCTCGTGGAAGAACTGCCCCAAACCGAAGAACTGA
- a CDS encoding FUSC family protein: protein MISRITQATTDRLVASDPGLVRLRLGFSAVLSIVVAVLAILPFHQPLTVVLVAAISAMTSAFTVNDETPGQQAVTLILGLVLGAASLTAASVGSAVPPLDSIVFVLLIFVAVYAQRFGSRGIALGSLSFFLFFFAMFLQTHLKQVPVLLLALTIGIAANAVVRFVLLRRHNDAEFLRIRRAFRARLAAVVRAAEDHLAVGGSERTRKRLRTTNARMHESVLLIEDTAPEVTGADSVNRLRRRAIEVELAVQWLTITVQRTCAEDLDEDVRDDLIARMRRFRSLIERDPRELPLISETEEFSKMLVEGSRIDEHAAPGDGVRRALAELALADVRAQRVAEHDVSDAVDDPEDPEEEKSSAFAYDNQTRSAIQAVVGGGLAVLGGELVSSQRWYWAVLTVFVVFIGSSTAGATFVKGVRRIGGTLIGIVGGLVLTLLVSGSVPATLALILVCVFGMVYMARVSQVIMAFFITSMLGLLYSLLGTFSIEVLWIRVAETAVGAAAGVLAAVVIVPVRTRAVMLDDVSALLEELDEFVEKAAGLLSGAENVSVIEKSRDLDRAVDKVRTTIEPLTHPVNLSSRRDYGWHVLTTVETIAFRARHVAARSQAGLLLNEADRLRLYTGRIRANIAVLREAIGDPGGSGHGTLVRDDGTPVADRIDDPRARSVLTSLGHLDETVIALGRVFGVEATDPAPSAKS, encoded by the coding sequence ATGATCTCCCGCATCACCCAGGCCACGACCGACCGTCTGGTCGCCTCCGATCCCGGCCTGGTCCGGCTCCGGCTCGGTTTCTCGGCCGTGCTCAGCATCGTGGTCGCGGTGCTGGCGATCCTGCCGTTCCATCAGCCGCTCACGGTCGTCCTCGTCGCCGCGATCTCCGCGATGACGTCCGCCTTCACGGTCAATGACGAGACTCCTGGGCAGCAGGCGGTGACGCTGATACTGGGGCTGGTGCTCGGCGCGGCGTCGCTCACCGCGGCGAGCGTGGGTTCCGCGGTGCCGCCGCTGGACAGCATCGTGTTCGTGTTGCTGATCTTCGTCGCGGTCTACGCGCAGCGGTTCGGTTCGCGTGGGATCGCGCTGGGCTCGCTGTCGTTCTTCCTGTTCTTCTTCGCGATGTTCCTGCAGACGCATTTGAAGCAGGTGCCGGTGCTGCTGCTGGCGCTGACGATCGGGATCGCGGCCAACGCGGTGGTCCGGTTCGTCCTGTTGCGACGGCATAACGACGCGGAGTTCCTGCGGATCCGGCGGGCGTTCCGGGCCCGGCTCGCCGCGGTGGTGCGCGCGGCCGAGGACCACCTCGCGGTCGGCGGCAGCGAGCGCACCCGCAAGCGGCTCCGCACGACGAACGCCCGGATGCACGAATCCGTGCTGCTCATCGAGGACACGGCACCGGAGGTGACCGGCGCGGATTCGGTGAACCGGCTGCGCCGCCGGGCGATCGAGGTCGAGCTGGCGGTGCAGTGGCTGACGATCACCGTGCAGCGCACCTGCGCCGAGGACCTCGACGAGGACGTCCGCGACGACCTGATCGCGCGGATGCGGCGCTTCCGGTCGCTGATCGAGCGCGATCCGCGGGAGCTGCCGCTGATCAGCGAGACCGAAGAGTTCAGCAAGATGCTGGTGGAAGGCAGCCGGATCGACGAGCACGCCGCGCCCGGTGACGGCGTCCGGCGCGCGCTTGCCGAACTCGCGCTGGCCGACGTGCGCGCGCAGCGGGTCGCCGAACACGACGTCTCCGATGCCGTCGACGATCCCGAAGACCCCGAGGAGGAGAAGTCGTCGGCGTTCGCCTACGACAACCAGACGCGCAGCGCCATCCAAGCCGTCGTGGGCGGCGGGCTCGCCGTGCTCGGCGGGGAGCTGGTGTCGAGCCAGCGGTGGTACTGGGCGGTGCTGACCGTGTTCGTGGTGTTCATCGGCTCGTCGACCGCGGGGGCGACGTTCGTCAAGGGGGTCCGGCGGATCGGCGGCACGCTGATCGGGATCGTGGGCGGGCTGGTGCTGACGCTGCTCGTGTCGGGCAGTGTGCCGGCGACGCTGGCGCTGATCCTGGTGTGCGTGTTCGGCATGGTCTACATGGCGCGGGTGTCGCAGGTGATCATGGCGTTCTTCATCACCAGCATGCTCGGGCTGCTGTACAGCCTGCTGGGCACGTTCAGCATCGAGGTGCTGTGGATCCGGGTCGCGGAGACCGCCGTCGGCGCGGCGGCCGGGGTGCTGGCGGCGGTGGTGATCGTGCCGGTGCGCACGCGCGCGGTGATGCTCGACGACGTCTCGGCGTTGCTGGAGGAACTGGACGAGTTCGTCGAGAAGGCCGCGGGCCTGCTGTCCGGCGCGGAGAACGTGAGCGTCATCGAGAAGTCGCGGGATCTGGACCGGGCGGTGGACAAGGTCCGCACCACGATCGAGCCGCTGACCCATCCGGTGAACCTCAGCAGCCGTCGCGACTACGGCTGGCACGTGCTCACGACGGTGGAGACGATCGCCTTCCGCGCCCGGCACGTCGCGGCGCGGTCACAGGCGGGGCTGCTGCTCAACGAGGCGGACCGGCTGCGGCTGTACACCGGGCGGATCCGGGCGAACATCGCCGTGCTGCGGGAGGCGATCGGTGATCCCGGCGGTTCGGGGCACGGGACGCTGGTCCGGGACGACGGCACGCCGGTGGCGGACCGGATCGACGATCCGCGGGCGCGTTCGGTGCTGACCAGCCTCGGGCATCTCGACGAGACGGTGATCGCGCTGGGGCGGGTGTTCGGGGTGGAGGCCACGGATCCGGCTCCGTCCGCGAAGTCGTGA
- a CDS encoding SDR family oxidoreductase: MANPILVTGGTGDLGREVVRRLVAEDRRVRVMSRRPRPADEPNEWARCDLKTGDGLAEAVDGVSAIIHCASTLGRGDEQVTRNLVEAAKRAGNPHVVYISIVGIDVIRFFYYDEKLASEKVIEDSGLPWTVLRATQFHELVARASSAQRRLPVTIMPSGFRFQPVSTGDVAERLVALASGEPSGRVPDMGGPEVRSARDLAEAYQRSVGRRKPIVSLWLPGKAARAFRAGGNLTPENATGVGTFEEFLSSRV, translated from the coding sequence GTGGCGAACCCGATTCTGGTGACCGGCGGTACCGGCGACCTCGGCCGCGAGGTGGTGCGGCGGCTGGTGGCCGAAGATCGGCGGGTCCGCGTCATGAGCAGGCGGCCTCGGCCCGCGGACGAGCCGAACGAGTGGGCGCGGTGCGACCTGAAGACCGGTGACGGTCTCGCCGAGGCGGTGGACGGTGTGTCGGCGATCATCCATTGCGCGTCGACGCTGGGCCGCGGGGACGAGCAGGTGACGCGGAACCTGGTCGAGGCGGCGAAGCGGGCGGGGAATCCGCACGTGGTGTACATCTCGATCGTCGGCATCGACGTGATCCGGTTCTTCTATTACGACGAGAAGCTGGCCTCGGAGAAGGTGATCGAGGACTCCGGTCTGCCGTGGACGGTGCTGCGCGCGACGCAGTTCCACGAGCTGGTCGCGCGGGCGTCGTCGGCGCAGCGGCGGCTGCCGGTGACGATCATGCCGTCGGGCTTCCGGTTCCAGCCGGTCAGCACCGGCGATGTCGCGGAGAGGCTGGTCGCCTTGGCGTCCGGTGAGCCGTCGGGGCGGGTGCCGGACATGGGCGGCCCGGAGGTGCGGAGCGCGCGTGACCTGGCGGAGGCCTATCAGCGCTCGGTGGGGCGCCGGAAGCCGATCGTGTCGTTGTGGCTGCCGGGCAAGGCGGCGAGGGCGTTCCGGGCGGGCGGCAACCTGACGCCGGAGAACGCGACCGGTGTGGGCACTTTCGAGGAGTTCCTCTCCTCACGCGTTTAG
- a CDS encoding RNA polymerase sigma-70 factor, with product MDSATEFERLRPAMFGLAYRLLGSAAEAEDAVQDAYPKWAGAERESIGSPRAWLAKVVTNLCLNRLTSARAQRERYVGPWLPEPVLTSADALGPLETAEQRDSVSLAMLVLLERLGPMERAVFVLKEAFAYSHREIAGILDVSEVNSRQLHSRARKALDRSDERRVSDPRQHEKLVESFLSAARDGDLPALESLLTADVTAWSDGGGKVTAARRPVHGAAKVARLYAGMFAGADQVSIEILEVNGGPAVVATAGDVLFGILGFEVVDGRIRGLRAVGNPDKLTFLSGQLSRSGWPAGS from the coding sequence ATGGACAGCGCCACGGAATTCGAGCGGCTGCGACCCGCCATGTTCGGGCTGGCGTATCGCCTGCTCGGTTCGGCCGCGGAGGCGGAAGACGCCGTCCAAGACGCCTACCCGAAATGGGCGGGCGCCGAGCGCGAGTCGATCGGTTCGCCGCGGGCGTGGCTGGCGAAGGTGGTCACCAATCTCTGCCTGAACCGGCTCACGTCCGCCAGAGCACAGCGCGAGCGGTACGTCGGGCCATGGTTGCCCGAACCGGTTCTGACCTCGGCCGATGCGCTCGGCCCGTTGGAGACGGCGGAGCAGCGGGATTCGGTGTCGCTGGCGATGCTGGTGCTGCTGGAGCGGCTCGGCCCGATGGAGCGCGCGGTGTTCGTGCTGAAGGAGGCTTTCGCCTACAGCCATCGCGAGATCGCCGGGATCCTCGACGTCTCCGAGGTCAACTCGCGTCAGCTGCACAGCCGTGCGCGAAAGGCGCTGGACCGATCGGACGAGCGACGGGTTTCGGACCCGCGTCAGCACGAAAAGCTGGTCGAGAGCTTCCTGTCCGCGGCGCGGGACGGCGATTTGCCCGCCCTGGAGAGCCTACTCACCGCCGACGTGACGGCGTGGTCGGACGGCGGCGGAAAGGTCACCGCGGCGCGGCGTCCGGTGCACGGCGCGGCCAAGGTCGCACGGCTGTACGCCGGGATGTTCGCCGGGGCCGACCAGGTGTCGATCGAGATCCTCGAGGTCAACGGCGGCCCGGCGGTGGTCGCGACGGCCGGTGACGTGCTGTTCGGCATCCTCGGGTTCGAGGTGGTGGACGGCCGGATCCGCGGGCTGCGCGCGGTCGGGAACCCCGACAAGCTCACGTTCCTCTCGGGGCAGCTGTCACGTTCCGGATGGCCCGCCGGTTCTTGA
- a CDS encoding M36 family metallopeptidase, whose protein sequence is MHATPDRSGKDVDVRDTARTSPRVLAARDRLAASRANSLATARAELGNQALLDFDELTGTPRILARTDGFLTGPSGKSPRDIVLNYLRDKESLVGLSAGDTAKLNLRKDYVDVEGTHHLSFTQSVGGVPVFGNGLKAHVTKDGRLIQLDGAPVRDLPASLGAVTLAAPAPDSKQVAFLTGDGIRPAWYTLAKPAVDQMFQEVTDAGTGKLLYRKNLVNHANDADGAKGLAWEAQPGPQKQVNLSQKGWLPADAKTLDGNVAHVAADVNGDQKFQPQEEIGRNTDGTFRYRFTDFNATVGPPCSAARPCSWDPKTPGSWAKNREQNAVQALAYVGSFHDHLASFPIGFTRAAGNFEKVDGDAVQVHTLLGAETPGYYNNAFMGTPPDGHAPTMGMFLFRDPRDPTDPFLAANSADDATIIHHEYTHGLSNRLVVDAQGNSTLSSLQSGSMGEAWSDWYAFDYLVGRNAIKDTSAPGELLGGDYVSNGVPLARTQPLDCPVGAGAPQCPGTPGAGPGGYTYGDLGRIIGFPEVHADGEIWASTLWDVRSALGVQLTRALVTRAMELSPAAPSFLDMRNAILQADTVINGGRAHAKLWKAFAARGMGYFAASITGADTAPAEDFSTPPPAGTPTGTVTGKVTNRETGTPIAGVAVRFSGHDSGFAGSLSAVTDAAGGYTIPGVLPGTYPKVYASGGGADSETRAVSVRSGTTKVDWELRFNWASGDAGADVIAFNGEDFTPYGCGPGDLVASSVLGGGGWSTDKVVGPDGKVETRFVTIKLGKPVNVSAIEIDPTNVCGDDPPAAAKDVTVETSVDGTTWVKAGTGDFKPADLNKLTALQLAPGSATGVRFVRLTVSSNQLSFYPDRPCSPQPTTAGCLYMDVQKLAVRGAAA, encoded by the coding sequence GTGCACGCCACACCGGACAGATCCGGGAAGGACGTCGATGTCCGTGACACGGCGAGAACCAGTCCGCGCGTCCTGGCCGCGCGAGACCGGCTCGCCGCGTCGCGGGCGAACTCGCTCGCCACGGCGCGGGCGGAACTGGGCAACCAGGCCCTGCTCGACTTCGACGAGCTGACCGGTACACCCCGGATCCTGGCCCGCACCGACGGTTTCCTCACCGGACCGAGCGGCAAGTCGCCCCGCGACATCGTGCTGAACTATTTGCGGGACAAGGAAAGCCTCGTCGGACTCAGCGCCGGCGACACCGCGAAACTGAACCTGCGCAAGGACTATGTCGACGTCGAAGGCACGCACCATCTGTCCTTCACCCAGTCCGTCGGCGGGGTTCCTGTATTCGGCAACGGGTTGAAGGCACACGTCACCAAGGACGGCAGGCTGATCCAGCTGGACGGCGCGCCCGTGCGCGACCTTCCCGCGTCGCTCGGCGCGGTGACGCTGGCCGCACCCGCCCCCGACTCGAAGCAGGTCGCGTTCCTGACCGGCGACGGGATCCGTCCCGCCTGGTACACGCTGGCCAAACCCGCCGTGGACCAGATGTTCCAGGAAGTGACCGACGCCGGCACCGGCAAACTGCTCTACCGCAAGAACCTGGTCAACCACGCCAATGACGCCGACGGCGCCAAGGGGCTGGCCTGGGAAGCCCAGCCCGGCCCGCAGAAGCAGGTCAACCTGAGCCAGAAGGGCTGGCTGCCCGCCGACGCCAAGACCCTGGACGGCAACGTTGCGCACGTCGCCGCCGACGTCAACGGCGACCAGAAATTCCAGCCGCAGGAAGAGATCGGCCGGAACACCGACGGCACCTTCCGCTACCGGTTCACCGACTTCAACGCCACCGTCGGCCCGCCGTGCTCGGCGGCGAGGCCTTGCTCCTGGGACCCGAAGACGCCCGGTTCGTGGGCGAAGAACCGCGAACAGAACGCCGTGCAGGCGCTGGCCTACGTCGGAAGCTTCCACGACCACCTCGCCTCCTTCCCGATCGGCTTCACCCGCGCGGCGGGCAACTTCGAGAAGGTCGACGGCGACGCCGTCCAGGTCCACACGCTGCTCGGCGCGGAGACGCCCGGCTACTACAACAACGCGTTCATGGGCACCCCGCCGGACGGCCACGCGCCGACGATGGGGATGTTCCTGTTCCGCGATCCCCGGGATCCGACCGACCCGTTCCTCGCGGCGAACTCCGCGGACGACGCCACGATCATCCACCACGAATACACCCACGGCCTGTCCAACCGGCTCGTCGTCGACGCGCAGGGCAACTCCACCCTGAGCTCCCTGCAGTCCGGCTCGATGGGCGAGGCCTGGAGCGACTGGTACGCCTTCGACTACCTCGTCGGGCGCAACGCGATCAAGGACACGTCGGCCCCCGGTGAACTCCTCGGCGGCGACTACGTCAGCAACGGCGTCCCCCTTGCCCGCACCCAGCCGCTGGACTGCCCCGTCGGGGCCGGTGCGCCGCAGTGCCCCGGCACCCCCGGGGCCGGTCCCGGTGGCTACACCTATGGCGACCTCGGGCGGATCATCGGCTTCCCGGAGGTGCACGCCGACGGTGAGATCTGGGCGAGCACGCTGTGGGACGTCCGCTCGGCGCTCGGTGTGCAGCTGACGCGGGCGCTGGTCACCCGCGCGATGGAGCTTTCGCCCGCGGCGCCGTCGTTCCTCGACATGCGGAACGCGATCCTGCAGGCAGACACGGTGATCAACGGCGGCCGCGCGCACGCCAAACTGTGGAAGGCGTTCGCCGCCCGCGGCATGGGGTACTTCGCCGCGTCGATCACCGGCGCCGACACCGCGCCCGCCGAGGACTTCTCCACCCCGCCGCCCGCCGGCACCCCGACCGGGACGGTGACCGGCAAGGTCACCAACCGGGAGACCGGCACCCCGATCGCGGGCGTCGCGGTCCGGTTCAGCGGGCACGACTCCGGATTCGCCGGCTCGCTGTCCGCGGTCACCGACGCCGCGGGCGGCTACACCATCCCCGGTGTGCTCCCCGGCACCTATCCCAAGGTCTACGCCTCCGGAGGCGGCGCGGACAGCGAGACCCGCGCGGTCTCGGTGCGGTCGGGAACCACCAAGGTCGACTGGGAGCTGCGGTTCAACTGGGCGTCCGGCGACGCCGGTGCCGACGTCATCGCGTTCAACGGCGAGGATTTCACCCCGTACGGCTGTGGCCCCGGTGATCTCGTGGCCTCGTCGGTGCTCGGCGGTGGCGGCTGGTCGACCGACAAGGTCGTCGGCCCCGACGGCAAGGTCGAGACGCGGTTCGTCACGATCAAACTGGGCAAGCCGGTCAACGTCAGCGCCATCGAGATCGACCCGACCAATGTCTGCGGCGACGACCCGCCCGCCGCGGCCAAGGACGTCACGGTCGAGACTTCGGTGGACGGCACGACCTGGGTGAAGGCGGGCACCGGCGACTTCAAACCCGCCGACCTGAACAAGCTCACCGCGCTCCAGCTCGCTCCGGGCAGCGCGACCGGGGTGCGGTTCGTGCGGCTGACCGTTTCGTCCAACCAGCTGTCGTTCTATCCGGACAGGCCCTGCTCGCCGCAGCCGACGACGGCCGGGTGCCTGTACATGGACGTGCAGAAACTGGCCGTGCGGGGCGCGGCCGCCTGA
- a CDS encoding MFS transporter, with protein MRTPVLAEKWPALAGLSAVFLFEMLDNSILNVALPTIGRELAASTTTLQWVTGAYSVVFGGLMLAFGALADRVGRRKVMLTGLVLLGVSSLATMFVTTAWQLIAVRALMGVAAAMTTPGSLALAFRLFDEDVQRVRATTLISTVGLIGLAIGPTAGGLALTVAPWQALLLVNVPVAALAYLGIRTGIPADDPDGLHREPIDVAGAVLGTATIVLALLAPTFFVEAGTASALPWGAAAAALVAGTCFVLREKTARHPLLDLELIARPLVSSGLALKAAAGLATAGLSYLVTLHLQFGLGWAPAQAALGMLPQVVVLIAGGALIRPLITRVGLTKAAWLSAAAVVCGLAVYTVFGGLGYAGIAVALALVAAGMRVVGVVAGTNVMRGLPLDRTTIGAALVDTAGEVTTGIGIALSGTILALVFPGALAAALRSAGFLTATTYAGLALTVLSAALVGFGILRARAE; from the coding sequence TTGCGTACCCCTGTTCTCGCCGAGAAATGGCCCGCGCTGGCCGGGCTTTCGGCCGTGTTCCTGTTCGAGATGCTCGACAACTCGATCCTCAACGTCGCGCTGCCGACCATCGGCCGCGAACTCGCCGCCTCGACGACGACCCTGCAATGGGTCACCGGCGCGTATTCCGTCGTGTTCGGCGGCCTCATGCTCGCGTTCGGCGCGCTGGCCGACCGCGTGGGCAGGCGCAAGGTCATGCTCACCGGTCTCGTCCTGCTCGGCGTGTCGAGCTTGGCCACGATGTTCGTCACAACCGCATGGCAGCTGATCGCCGTCCGCGCGCTCATGGGTGTCGCGGCCGCGATGACGACGCCGGGTTCGCTCGCCCTCGCGTTCCGCCTGTTCGACGAAGACGTGCAGCGTGTCCGCGCGACCACACTGATCTCGACGGTGGGACTCATCGGCCTCGCCATCGGCCCCACCGCCGGCGGGCTGGCGCTCACCGTCGCGCCCTGGCAGGCGCTGCTGCTGGTGAACGTGCCCGTCGCCGCGCTCGCGTACCTCGGCATCCGGACCGGTATCCCGGCGGACGATCCCGACGGCCTGCACCGCGAACCGATCGACGTCGCGGGAGCCGTCCTGGGAACCGCGACGATCGTTCTCGCCCTGCTCGCCCCCACGTTCTTCGTCGAAGCGGGCACTGCCTCGGCTCTGCCCTGGGGCGCCGCCGCGGCCGCCCTCGTCGCCGGGACCTGCTTCGTCCTCCGGGAAAAGACCGCCCGGCACCCCCTGCTCGACCTGGAACTCATCGCCCGTCCACTCGTGTCCAGCGGCCTGGCGCTGAAGGCCGCGGCCGGACTGGCGACCGCTGGGCTGAGCTACCTCGTGACGCTGCACCTCCAGTTCGGCCTCGGCTGGGCGCCCGCCCAGGCGGCGCTCGGGATGCTGCCGCAGGTCGTCGTCCTCATCGCCGGCGGGGCCCTCATCCGCCCGCTGATCACCCGCGTCGGGCTCACCAAGGCCGCCTGGCTCAGCGCCGCCGCCGTCGTATGCGGGCTCGCGGTCTACACCGTGTTCGGCGGGCTCGGCTACGCCGGGATCGCCGTCGCGCTCGCCCTCGTCGCGGCGGGGATGCGGGTGGTCGGCGTCGTCGCGGGCACCAACGTCATGCGTGGCCTGCCCTTGGACCGGACCACCATCGGAGCCGCGCTCGTCGACACCGCCGGCGAGGTCACCACCGGGATCGGCATCGCGTTGAGCGGCACCATCCTGGCGCTGGTCTTCCCGGGAGCGCTGGCCGCTGCGCTGCGTTCGGCCGGCTTCCTGACGGCGACCACCTACGCGGGCCTTGCCCTCACAGTGCTGTCCGCAGCACTGGTCGGCTTCGGCATCCTGCGCGCTCGCGCAGAGTGA